One Mesorhizobium loti genomic window carries:
- a CDS encoding 3-isopropylmalate dehydrogenase, which produces MKSYSIALIPGDGIGRDVTAAAWTVLETAAKHAGFALTATEFPWSCKFYKETGRMMPEDGIETLRGFDAILLGAVGWPAEVPDSVSLHGLLLPIRKAFVQYANIRPHRLLPGVTGPLRAEGFDILCIRENTEGEYSGAGGRVHQGTLDEVAVETSIFTRAGVERILRFGFEQARTRRGKLASVTKSNAQKYSMVFWDEITRKLAADYPDVEVTSYHVDALAARMIMAPESLDVVVASNLFGDILTDIGAAIQGGLGYAASANINPDRSAPSMFEPVHGSAPDIAHLGIANPIATIWSGAMMLDHLGEKAAAGRVMKAVEAATARGMGTIPGKDRTEAITAAVVAALT; this is translated from the coding sequence ATGAAGTCCTATTCGATCGCCCTGATCCCCGGTGACGGCATCGGCCGCGATGTCACCGCCGCCGCATGGACGGTGCTGGAGACCGCAGCCAAACACGCGGGCTTTGCCTTGACCGCAACCGAGTTCCCCTGGTCCTGCAAATTCTACAAGGAGACTGGCCGCATGATGCCTGAGGACGGCATCGAGACCTTGCGCGGCTTCGACGCCATCCTTCTCGGCGCCGTCGGCTGGCCGGCGGAGGTGCCGGATTCCGTTTCGCTGCATGGCCTTTTGCTGCCGATCCGCAAGGCATTCGTGCAATACGCCAACATCCGGCCGCACCGCCTGCTGCCGGGCGTCACAGGACCGCTGCGGGCGGAAGGTTTCGACATATTATGCATCCGCGAGAACACCGAAGGCGAATATTCGGGCGCCGGCGGGCGCGTGCATCAAGGCACGCTGGACGAGGTCGCCGTCGAGACCTCGATCTTCACCCGCGCCGGCGTCGAGCGCATCCTGCGCTTCGGCTTCGAACAGGCACGGACAAGGCGCGGCAAACTGGCCTCCGTCACCAAGTCCAACGCGCAGAAATACTCGATGGTGTTCTGGGACGAGATCACGCGAAAGCTGGCGGCGGACTATCCGGACGTTGAAGTGACCAGCTATCATGTCGATGCGCTCGCCGCCCGCATGATCATGGCGCCGGAGAGCCTCGACGTGGTCGTCGCCTCCAACCTGTTCGGCGATATCCTCACCGACATCGGCGCGGCGATCCAGGGCGGGCTCGGCTACGCCGCCTCGGCCAACATCAATCCCGACCGCTCGGCGCCATCCATGTTCGAACCGGTGCACGGCTCGGCGCCCGACATCGCGCATCTCGGCATCGCCAATCCGATCGCCACCATCTGGTCCGGCGCCATGATGCTCGATCATCTCGGCGAAAAGGCCGCGGCCGGCCGCGTCATGAAGGCGGTCGAAGCCGCAACCGCCAGAGGCATGGGCACCATTCCCGGCAAGGACCGTACGGAAGCCATCACCGCCGCCGTCGTCGCGGCGCTCACCTGA
- a CDS encoding succinic semialdehyde dehydrogenase, whose amino-acid sequence MKNLRDKSLFREAGLIGGEWVAAGSGKTVDVIDPATQAAIGTVPDMAGLETRAAIEAAASAYAAWKKKTNAERAILLEAWHGLMLAHLDDLALILTTEQGKPLDEAKGEIRYGASFVKWFAEEARRINGHTIPSPTPDRRIIVLKEPVGVCGIITPWNFPNAMITRKVAPALAAGCTVVIKPSEFTPYSALALGALAERAGIPAGVINIVTGMPTEIGNEIMANETVRKISFTGSTRVGSLLMRGAADSVKRLSLELGGNAPFIVFDDADLDLAVEGALVSKFRNGGQTCVCANRILVQAGVYDAFAAKLSARVNAMTVGPGTQPGVAIGPMINMAAVEKINRHVEDALAKGAVIITEKPALPDGPQYVAPLVLSGATKDMQLAGEETFGPVAPLFRFETEEEAIALANGTPYGLASYFYTENLRRAWRVGEALEFGMVGLNTGSVSIEVAPFGGVKLSGLGREGAQAGIEEYLEMKSFHMGGLG is encoded by the coding sequence ATGAAAAACCTCAGAGACAAAAGCCTCTTCCGCGAAGCCGGCCTGATCGGCGGCGAGTGGGTCGCCGCCGGCTCCGGCAAGACCGTCGATGTCATCGATCCGGCGACGCAGGCGGCCATCGGCACCGTACCGGACATGGCCGGTCTGGAGACCCGTGCGGCCATAGAGGCCGCTGCGTCCGCCTATGCGGCTTGGAAGAAGAAGACCAACGCCGAGCGCGCTATCCTGCTGGAGGCCTGGCATGGGCTGATGCTGGCGCATCTGGACGATCTCGCGCTGATCCTGACCACGGAACAGGGCAAGCCGCTGGACGAGGCCAAAGGCGAGATCCGTTACGGCGCGTCCTTCGTCAAATGGTTCGCCGAGGAAGCGCGCCGCATCAACGGCCACACCATCCCCTCGCCCACACCAGACCGCCGCATCATCGTGCTGAAGGAGCCGGTGGGCGTTTGCGGCATCATCACGCCGTGGAATTTTCCCAATGCGATGATCACCCGCAAGGTCGCGCCGGCGCTTGCCGCCGGCTGCACCGTGGTGATCAAGCCGTCCGAGTTCACCCCCTATTCGGCGCTGGCGCTCGGCGCGCTTGCCGAGCGCGCCGGCATCCCTGCCGGCGTCATCAACATCGTCACCGGCATGCCGACCGAGATCGGCAACGAAATCATGGCGAACGAGACCGTCCGCAAGATCTCCTTCACCGGCTCGACGCGGGTCGGCTCGCTGCTGATGCGCGGGGCGGCCGACAGCGTGAAGCGGCTCAGCCTCGAACTCGGGGGCAACGCCCCCTTCATCGTCTTCGACGACGCCGATCTCGACCTCGCCGTCGAGGGCGCGCTGGTCTCGAAATTCCGCAATGGCGGCCAGACCTGCGTCTGCGCCAACCGCATCCTCGTTCAGGCCGGTGTCTACGACGCCTTCGCTGCCAAGCTATCCGCTCGCGTCAACGCCATGACGGTGGGGCCGGGCACACAGCCCGGCGTCGCCATCGGGCCGATGATCAACATGGCGGCGGTCGAGAAGATCAACCGCCACGTCGAGGACGCGCTCGCCAAGGGTGCTGTAATCATCACCGAGAAGCCGGCCTTGCCCGACGGCCCTCAGTATGTCGCGCCGCTGGTGCTGAGCGGCGCCACCAAGGACATGCAGCTCGCCGGCGAAGAGACGTTCGGCCCGGTCGCGCCGCTTTTCCGGTTCGAGACGGAAGAGGAAGCGATCGCGCTGGCCAATGGCACGCCCTACGGCCTCGCCTCCTACTTCTATACCGAGAATCTGCGGCGCGCCTGGCGCGTCGGCGAGGCGCTGGAGTTCGGCATGGTGGGCTTGAACACCGGCTCGGTCTCGATCGAAGTCGCCCCCTTCGGCGGCGTCAAGCTGTCCGGCCTCGGCCGCGAGGGCGCGCAGGCCGGCATCGAGGAATATCTCGAGATGAAGAGCTTTCACATGGGCGGGCTGGGCTGA
- a CDS encoding oxidoreductase has protein sequence MKFVSYWHDTAPVFSGGAQGPVEGHYDAAIIGGGFTGLAAARQLAKAGAKVVVLEAQRVGWGASGRNGGHLNNGLAHSYLSAKAELGKERAIALYRALDDSVDTIEALVAEEGIDCNFRRAGKLKLASKPQHFEAIARNFEALHAEVDPDTALLTAADLKSEIGSPFHGAMLSKKSAMMHMGRYVTGLATSATRHGAVIYENAAVTDHKQAGSRHELTTSRGRISADNVLVATGAYTTPDFSYFRRRIISVGSFIIATRPLSDAEITATMPGNRTCVTSMNIGNYFRLSPDNRLIFGGRARFSATSDQRSDARSGQILRAGLAAIFPQLAKVEIDYCWGGLVDMTKDRFPRAGYQDGVWFAMGYSGHGAQLSTHLGMILADAMLGREDRNPLKGLEWPAIPGYSGKPWFLPMVGLYYKALDRIQ, from the coding sequence ATGAAGTTCGTCTCCTACTGGCACGACACAGCTCCCGTCTTTTCCGGCGGGGCGCAAGGCCCGGTCGAGGGGCACTACGATGCCGCCATCATCGGCGGCGGCTTCACCGGGCTCGCCGCCGCGCGCCAGCTGGCGAAGGCCGGTGCCAAGGTGGTCGTGCTGGAGGCGCAGCGTGTGGGCTGGGGCGCATCCGGCCGCAATGGCGGACACCTCAACAACGGCCTCGCCCACAGCTACCTCTCGGCCAAGGCGGAGCTCGGCAAGGAGCGCGCCATCGCGCTCTACCGGGCGCTTGACGACTCCGTCGACACCATCGAGGCGCTGGTCGCCGAAGAAGGCATCGACTGCAACTTCCGCCGCGCCGGCAAGCTGAAGCTCGCCTCCAAGCCGCAACATTTCGAAGCGATCGCCCGCAACTTCGAGGCCCTCCATGCCGAAGTGGATCCGGATACGGCGCTGCTGACGGCGGCCGACCTCAAATCCGAGATCGGCTCGCCCTTCCATGGCGCGATGCTGTCGAAGAAGAGCGCCATGATGCATATGGGGCGTTATGTGACGGGTCTCGCCACTTCTGCCACCCGCCACGGTGCCGTCATTTATGAAAACGCGGCGGTGACCGATCACAAGCAGGCCGGCAGCCGGCATGAGCTGACCACTTCGCGCGGCCGCATCAGCGCCGACAATGTGCTGGTGGCGACCGGCGCCTACACCACGCCTGACTTCAGCTATTTCCGTCGCAGGATCATTTCCGTCGGCAGCTTCATCATCGCCACGCGGCCGCTAAGCGACGCCGAGATCACTGCCACCATGCCCGGCAACCGGACATGCGTCACCTCGATGAACATCGGCAACTACTTCCGGCTGTCACCGGACAATCGCCTGATCTTCGGCGGCCGCGCACGCTTCTCGGCGACATCGGACCAGCGCTCCGACGCCAGGAGCGGACAGATCCTGCGGGCGGGCCTCGCGGCGATCTTTCCGCAGCTCGCCAAGGTCGAGATCGACTATTGCTGGGGCGGGCTGGTCGACATGACCAAGGACCGTTTTCCGCGCGCCGGTTACCAGGACGGTGTGTGGTTCGCGATGGGCTATTCCGGCCACGGTGCGCAGCTCTCCACCCATCTCGGCATGATCCTGGCCGATGCCATGCTCGGCCGCGAGGACCGCAATCCGCTGAAGGGGCTCGAATGGCCTGCTATTCCGGGCTATTCCGGCAAGCCCTGGTTCCTGCCGATGGTCGGGCTCTATTACAAGGCGCTCGACCGGATTCAGTGA
- a CDS encoding HAD family hydrolase: MASFRPKYITFDCYGTLTFFQMAEAARDLYGSGLDEPRMQEFIKNFAAYRLDEIMGDWKPYADVVHNALERTCKRNGVAFSADDARMVYERVPTWGPHADVPAGLAKVAKEIPLVILSNAMNAQIMSNVEKLGAPFHAVYTAEQAQAYKPRFKAFEYMFDRLGCGPEDVLHCSSSFRYDLMSAHDLGIKNKVWVNRGHEPANPYYGYVEISDISGLPGVVGL; this comes from the coding sequence ATGGCTTCCTTCAGGCCCAAATACATCACCTTCGACTGCTACGGCACGTTGACCTTTTTCCAGATGGCGGAAGCGGCGCGCGACCTCTACGGCAGCGGCCTCGACGAGCCACGCATGCAGGAGTTCATCAAGAATTTCGCGGCCTATCGGCTCGACGAGATTATGGGCGACTGGAAGCCCTATGCCGACGTCGTCCATAATGCGCTCGAGCGCACCTGCAAGCGCAACGGCGTTGCTTTCAGCGCCGACGATGCCAGAATGGTCTATGAGCGCGTTCCGACCTGGGGACCTCATGCGGATGTTCCAGCCGGCCTGGCGAAAGTCGCCAAGGAAATTCCGCTGGTCATCCTCTCCAACGCCATGAACGCGCAGATCATGTCCAATGTCGAGAAGCTCGGCGCGCCGTTCCATGCCGTCTACACGGCCGAGCAGGCGCAGGCCTACAAGCCGCGCTTCAAGGCCTTCGAATACATGTTCGACAGGCTGGGTTGCGGCCCGGAGGATGTTCTTCACTGCTCGTCCTCGTTCCGCTACGACCTGATGTCGGCACACGATCTCGGCATCAAGAACAAGGTATGGGTCAATCGCGGCCACGAACCGGCCAACCCGTACTATGGCTATGTCGAGATATCGGACATTTCCGGTCTTCCAGGCGTGGTTGGGCTCTGA
- a CDS encoding GCN5-like N-acetyltransferase, whose product MPQGEIELRAFGPDHIEGAVALSRQENWPHRPQDWQMALQLSSGAVALDDQGRVAGTILVTPYGMDCAMINMVIVDRNARGKGLGRRLMDQAFALAGKRPLRLVATADGMPLYEKLGFVPSGTILQHQGKVAALGAPDGVEAAGPDDLPDIKALDRDAYGADREALIDALAERGQFAVIHRDGAIEAYAAIRPFGRGEVIGPVIAGSAAEAKALIGFFAASRPGAFLRVDTGSGTGIAGWLEEIGLTHVGGGVAMDRPPKTVAEQARPKIYALANQALG is encoded by the coding sequence ATGCCGCAGGGCGAGATCGAACTCCGGGCCTTCGGGCCGGACCATATCGAAGGCGCCGTGGCGCTTTCCCGCCAGGAGAATTGGCCGCATCGCCCGCAGGACTGGCAGATGGCGCTGCAGCTCTCGAGCGGCGCGGTCGCGCTCGACGATCAGGGCCGCGTCGCCGGGACCATCCTGGTCACGCCCTACGGCATGGACTGCGCCATGATCAACATGGTGATCGTCGACAGGAACGCGCGCGGCAAGGGGCTTGGGCGCCGGCTCATGGATCAGGCATTTGCGCTTGCCGGCAAACGTCCGCTGCGGCTCGTCGCGACGGCGGACGGCATGCCTCTCTATGAGAAACTAGGCTTCGTGCCTTCCGGCACCATTTTGCAGCACCAGGGCAAGGTCGCGGCGCTTGGCGCGCCCGATGGCGTGGAAGCAGCCGGTCCTGACGATCTGCCTGACATCAAGGCGCTGGACCGCGATGCTTATGGCGCCGACCGCGAGGCCCTGATCGATGCGCTGGCGGAGCGCGGCCAGTTCGCGGTCATCCACCGCGACGGCGCCATCGAGGCCTATGCCGCGATCCGCCCGTTCGGACGCGGCGAGGTGATCGGTCCGGTCATCGCGGGAAGCGCAGCCGAGGCGAAGGCCCTGATCGGCTTCTTTGCGGCGTCGCGTCCAGGCGCCTTCCTGCGCGTGGATACCGGCAGCGGGACTGGCATCGCCGGCTGGCTCGAGGAAATCGGCCTCACCCATGTCGGCGGCGGCGTGGCCATGGACCGTCCACCCAAGACGGTCGCGGAACAGGCCAGGCCAAAAATTTACGCCCTCGCCAACCAGGCGCTCGGCTAG
- a CDS encoding class III aminotransferase, with protein MLANSLIELDRAHLIHPVSSYRGHEALGVRVLKSAKGATVTDASGKQLVDGFAGLWCVNAGYGHDSIVEAAARQMRELPYATAYFDLGSEPAIRLASELAERAPGDLNHVFFTLGGSDAVDSTIRFVRYYWNAKGEPQRDQFISIEQGYHGSSVVGAGLTALPAFHAGFGIPFEWQHKIPSPYPYRNPVGEDGNAIIAASLAALKAKIEAIGPERVAAFYAEPIQGSGGVIVPPKGWIKAMRELCREYGVLFIADEVITGFGRTGPLFACTEEEIVPDFMTTAKGLTSGYVPMGAVFMADHVYNVIADGAGASAVGHGYTYSAHPVSAAVALEVLKLYEDGLLDNGIKAGARLMAGLKGLSDHPLVGDVRGRGMLAAIELVVDKQKKTPVPASAMPARRIFDRAWDNGLIIRAFANGVLGYAPPLCCTDADIDAIIERTRRTLDQTLDDPDVRQALA; from the coding sequence ATGCTCGCCAATTCGCTGATCGAACTCGACCGCGCCCATCTCATCCATCCGGTCTCATCCTATCGCGGCCACGAGGCACTTGGTGTCCGTGTCTTGAAATCGGCGAAGGGCGCGACCGTGACCGACGCTTCCGGCAAGCAACTCGTCGACGGATTCGCCGGACTGTGGTGCGTCAATGCCGGCTATGGCCACGACAGCATCGTCGAGGCGGCGGCCCGGCAGATGCGCGAGCTCCCTTACGCCACCGCCTATTTCGATCTCGGCTCGGAGCCGGCCATCCGGCTCGCCTCGGAACTGGCCGAGCGCGCGCCCGGCGATCTCAATCACGTCTTCTTCACGCTTGGCGGGTCGGACGCGGTCGACAGCACCATCCGTTTCGTCCGCTACTACTGGAATGCCAAGGGCGAGCCGCAACGCGACCAGTTCATTTCCATCGAACAGGGCTATCACGGCTCGTCGGTCGTCGGCGCGGGCCTGACAGCGCTCCCCGCCTTTCACGCCGGCTTCGGCATTCCCTTCGAATGGCAGCACAAGATCCCCTCCCCCTATCCCTATCGCAACCCGGTCGGCGAGGACGGCAACGCGATCATCGCCGCATCGCTCGCCGCGCTGAAGGCCAAGATCGAGGCGATCGGGCCGGAGCGGGTCGCCGCCTTCTATGCCGAACCGATCCAGGGCTCGGGCGGCGTCATCGTCCCGCCGAAAGGCTGGATCAAGGCGATGCGCGAGCTCTGCCGGGAGTACGGCGTCCTGTTCATCGCCGACGAGGTGATCACCGGCTTCGGCCGCACGGGGCCTCTGTTCGCCTGCACCGAAGAGGAGATCGTTCCCGATTTCATGACGACGGCGAAGGGGCTGACCTCGGGCTATGTTCCCATGGGCGCCGTGTTCATGGCCGATCATGTCTATAACGTCATCGCCGATGGCGCGGGCGCCTCGGCCGTCGGCCACGGCTACACCTATTCCGCCCATCCCGTCAGTGCCGCCGTCGCGCTTGAGGTGTTGAAGCTCTACGAAGACGGCCTTCTGGACAATGGCATCAAGGCCGGCGCCCGCCTGATGGCGGGATTGAAGGGCCTGAGCGACCACCCGCTCGTCGGCGATGTGCGTGGCCGCGGCATGCTTGCCGCCATCGAACTGGTGGTCGACAAGCAGAAGAAGACGCCGGTTCCAGCATCGGCGATGCCGGCACGGCGCATCTTCGACAGGGCGTGGGACAACGGCCTGATCATCCGTGCCTTTGCCAACGGGGTTCTCGGCTACGCGCCGCCGCTCTGCTGCACCGACGCCGATATCGATGCGATCATCGAGCGCACGCGTCGGACGCTCGACCAGACGCTGGACGATCCCGATGTCCGCCAGGCACTGGCATGA
- a CDS encoding HAD-superfamily hydrolase — protein MARGFSEFKYLTFDVVGTLINFEGGITTCLAGIAAEAGVSIDDEEALSLYRQARYMPDAGLFPDDLVRVYTVIAPRLGLPTEEKYGVRLRDSASVWQDFPDSAAALADLARSHRLIAMTNARRWALDHFEKQLGSPFFATFTADDTGTEKPDPAFFQKVFDFVASRGDSKDDILYVAQSQYHDIGISRALGLTNCWIERRHAQKGYGGTIEPERFTAPDYHFTSMAALAAAVRESLKERT, from the coding sequence TTGGCCAGGGGCTTTAGCGAATTCAAATACTTGACCTTCGATGTGGTCGGCACGCTGATCAACTTCGAAGGCGGGATTACGACCTGCCTGGCGGGAATTGCCGCCGAGGCCGGTGTTTCGATCGATGACGAGGAAGCGCTGAGCCTCTACCGGCAGGCCCGTTACATGCCCGATGCCGGCCTGTTTCCCGACGATCTCGTACGTGTCTACACAGTCATCGCGCCGCGGCTCGGCCTCCCGACCGAGGAGAAATACGGCGTCCGCCTGCGGGATTCGGCCAGTGTCTGGCAAGACTTCCCCGACAGCGCGGCTGCATTGGCGGACCTTGCGAGGTCGCACAGGCTGATCGCCATGACCAATGCAAGGCGCTGGGCGCTCGATCATTTCGAAAAGCAGCTCGGATCGCCCTTTTTCGCCACCTTTACGGCCGACGATACAGGCACGGAGAAACCGGACCCGGCCTTCTTCCAGAAGGTCTTCGATTTCGTGGCCTCCCGAGGCGACAGCAAGGACGACATCCTGTACGTCGCGCAAAGCCAGTACCACGACATCGGCATATCCCGGGCACTTGGCTTGACCAATTGCTGGATCGAGCGCCGGCACGCCCAGAAGGGCTATGGCGGCACGATCGAGCCCGAGCGCTTCACCGCGCCGGACTACCATTTCACCTCAATGGCCGCATTGGCGGCGGCCGTGCGGGAAAGCCTGAAGGAACGAACCTGA
- a CDS encoding family 5 extracellular solute-binding protein: protein MTDKITNWTGADDAMVENAIRRGASRRELLKMLLAGGAAVAAGSVVLGRATQAVAATPVSGGNFKAAGWSSSTADTLDPAKASLSTDYVRCCSLYNRLTFLDKDGVTQMELAESFDSKDAKTWTVKLRKGVTFHDGKDLTADDVVFSLKRHLDKAVGSKVAKIAAQMTGFKAVDKSTVEITLADPNADLPTILALHHFMIVQDGTTDFSKGNGTGAFVLQTFEPGVRSVVTKNKNYWKSGKPYLDSFEFIAISDDSARVNALLSGDISFAASINPRAMKLIGGQQGFELSKTTSGNYTDLNIRLDMDPGSKADFVTGMKYLVNREQIVKSALRGLGEIGNDQPVSPANIFHNADLKPKAFDPDKAKFHFQKAGLLGQSIPVIASDAATSSIDMAVIIQAAGADIGMKLDVQRVPSDGYWDNYWLKAPIHFGNINPRPTPDILFSLLYASNAPWNESQYKSEKFDKLMIEARGSLDQAKRKEIYGQMQTMISEEAGTIIPAYISNVDALSSKVKGLEANPLGGMMGYAMAEYLWLEA, encoded by the coding sequence ATGACCGACAAGATCACCAACTGGACCGGCGCAGACGATGCCATGGTCGAGAATGCCATCCGGCGGGGCGCGAGCCGCCGCGAACTTCTCAAGATGCTGTTGGCCGGCGGCGCCGCGGTTGCCGCGGGCAGCGTGGTGCTTGGCCGTGCCACCCAAGCCGTCGCCGCCACGCCGGTCTCCGGCGGCAATTTCAAGGCAGCCGGCTGGTCGTCCTCGACCGCCGACACGCTGGATCCGGCAAAGGCGTCGCTGTCGACCGACTATGTCCGCTGCTGCTCGCTCTACAACCGCCTGACTTTCCTCGACAAGGATGGCGTCACGCAGATGGAGTTGGCCGAAAGCTTTGACAGCAAGGACGCCAAGACCTGGACCGTGAAGCTGCGCAAGGGCGTCACCTTCCACGACGGCAAGGACCTCACCGCAGACGACGTCGTCTTCTCGCTGAAGCGCCATCTCGACAAGGCTGTCGGCTCCAAGGTCGCCAAGATCGCCGCACAGATGACCGGCTTCAAGGCGGTCGACAAGTCCACGGTCGAAATCACGCTCGCCGATCCGAATGCCGACCTGCCGACCATCCTGGCGCTGCATCACTTCATGATCGTTCAGGACGGCACCACCGACTTCTCCAAGGGCAACGGCACCGGCGCCTTCGTGCTGCAGACGTTCGAACCGGGCGTGCGCTCGGTGGTCACCAAGAACAAGAACTACTGGAAGTCGGGCAAGCCCTATCTCGACTCGTTCGAGTTCATCGCCATCAGCGACGACAGCGCCCGCGTCAATGCGCTGCTTTCCGGCGATATCAGTTTCGCCGCCTCGATCAATCCGCGCGCGATGAAGCTCATCGGCGGCCAGCAGGGTTTCGAACTGTCGAAGACGACCTCGGGCAACTACACCGACCTCAACATCCGGCTCGACATGGATCCGGGCAGCAAGGCCGACTTCGTGACCGGCATGAAGTATCTCGTCAATCGAGAGCAGATCGTCAAATCGGCGCTGCGCGGCCTCGGCGAAATCGGCAACGACCAGCCCGTCTCGCCAGCGAACATCTTCCACAATGCCGACCTCAAGCCGAAGGCCTTCGACCCGGACAAGGCGAAGTTCCACTTCCAGAAGGCGGGCCTGCTCGGCCAGTCCATTCCCGTGATCGCCTCCGATGCCGCGACCTCGTCGATCGACATGGCTGTGATCATCCAGGCCGCCGGCGCCGATATCGGCATGAAGCTCGACGTCCAGCGCGTGCCGTCCGACGGCTACTGGGACAATTACTGGCTCAAGGCGCCGATCCATTTCGGCAACATCAATCCGCGCCCGACGCCGGACATCCTGTTCTCGCTCCTCTACGCCTCCAACGCGCCCTGGAACGAAAGCCAGTACAAGTCGGAGAAGTTCGACAAGCTGATGATCGAGGCGCGCGGCTCGCTCGACCAGGCCAAGCGCAAGGAGATCTACGGCCAGATGCAGACCATGATCTCCGAGGAGGCCGGCACCATCATCCCGGCCTACATTTCCAACGTCGATGCCCTCTCCAGCAAGGTGAAGGGTTTGGAGGCGAACCCGCTCGGTGGCATGATGGGCTACGCAATGGCGGAATATCTCTGGCTCGAAGCCTGA
- a CDS encoding transmembrane protein — MKSGVLNLVLKRLAIAVVTLLIVLFAVFFATSMLPGDTASILLGQAATPEAVAGLREAMHLNDPAILRFLLWLLGLLHGDLGTSYANEMPVAALIGGRFVNTMELAGITTLLSVPLALTLGITAAMLRGSLYDRIVTILSIGVISVPEFMVATLAVLLFAVYLKWLPALSSVNEAHTLTDLVRIYAMPVITLTFVISAQMIRMTRAAVIETLSTPYVEMALLKGASRGRMVLKHALPNALGPIVNAVALSLSYLVGGVIIVETIFNYPGIAKLMVDAVATRDLPLIQSCAMIFCLGYLLLITVADIIAIMSNPRLR, encoded by the coding sequence ATGAAGTCTGGGGTTCTCAACCTCGTGTTGAAGCGGCTGGCGATCGCGGTCGTCACGCTTTTGATCGTCTTGTTCGCCGTGTTTTTCGCCACCAGCATGCTGCCCGGCGACACCGCGTCGATCCTGCTCGGCCAGGCGGCCACCCCGGAAGCCGTCGCCGGCCTGCGCGAGGCCATGCATCTCAACGATCCGGCAATCCTGCGCTTCCTGCTCTGGCTTCTCGGCCTGCTCCACGGCGATCTCGGCACCTCCTATGCCAATGAGATGCCGGTCGCAGCGCTGATCGGCGGGCGCTTCGTCAACACCATGGAACTCGCCGGCATCACCACGCTGCTCTCGGTGCCGCTGGCGCTGACGCTCGGCATCACCGCCGCCATGTTGCGCGGTTCCCTCTACGACCGCATCGTCACCATTCTTTCGATCGGCGTCATCTCCGTGCCGGAATTCATGGTCGCGACGCTCGCGGTCCTGCTTTTCGCTGTCTATCTCAAATGGCTGCCGGCCCTGTCCTCGGTCAATGAGGCGCATACGCTGACCGACCTCGTGCGCATCTATGCCATGCCGGTGATCACGCTCACCTTCGTCATATCCGCCCAGATGATCCGCATGACCCGCGCCGCGGTGATCGAAACGCTTTCCACGCCCTATGTCGAGATGGCGCTTCTCAAAGGCGCCTCACGCGGCCGCATGGTGCTCAAGCACGCGCTCCCCAATGCGCTCGGACCGATCGTCAACGCGGTTGCGCTGTCGCTGTCCTATCTGGTCGGCGGCGTCATCATCGTCGAGACGATCTTCAACTATCCCGGCATCGCCAAGCTGATGGTCGATGCGGTCGCCACCCGCGACCTGCCGCTGATCCAGAGCTGCGCCATGATCTTCTGCCTCGGCTATCTCTTGCTCATCACCGTCGCCGACATCATCGCCATCATGTCTAACCCGAGGCTCAGGTGA
- a CDS encoding ABC transporter permease, translating into MARVAASRRSFLGHSYNLVGVVAALVILAWTLIAIFAPAIIPHSIGDIVDDDYFGPMRQGLWLGSDYLGRDMLSRVLMGARYTVGISLAAVVIACFSGVVLGMIAAVAGGWLDTCLSRFLDAMNSIPSKLFGLVVVAAVGSSIPALILTLAVIYIPGAYRFARALAVNINTMDFMTVARVRGESIAYLIGSEILPNIIRPVLADFGLRFVFIVLLLSGLSFLGLGLQPPLADWGALVRENIGGLPFAAPAVIIPSLAIASLTISVNLLIDNLPQKIRDRDA; encoded by the coding sequence ATGGCGCGTGTGGCAGCTTCCCGTCGGTCCTTCCTGGGCCACAGTTACAATCTCGTGGGCGTCGTGGCCGCGCTGGTCATCCTGGCGTGGACGCTGATCGCCATCTTTGCGCCCGCCATCATTCCCCATTCGATCGGCGATATCGTCGACGACGATTATTTCGGCCCGATGCGTCAGGGTCTGTGGCTCGGCTCGGACTATCTGGGGCGCGACATGCTCTCGCGGGTGCTGATGGGCGCGCGCTACACCGTCGGCATATCGCTCGCCGCCGTCGTCATCGCCTGCTTTTCGGGCGTGGTGCTGGGGATGATCGCGGCCGTCGCCGGCGGCTGGCTCGACACCTGCCTCAGCCGCTTCCTCGACGCCATGAACTCCATCCCCAGCAAGCTGTTTGGCCTTGTGGTCGTCGCCGCGGTCGGCTCGTCGATCCCGGCGCTGATCCTGACGCTCGCCGTCATCTACATACCGGGCGCCTACCGCTTCGCGCGGGCGCTCGCCGTCAACATCAACACCATGGACTTCATGACCGTCGCCCGCGTCCGCGGCGAAAGCATCGCCTATCTCATCGGGTCCGAGATCCTGCCCAACATCATCCGGCCGGTGCTGGCCGATTTCGGCCTGCGCTTCGTCTTCATCGTGCTCTTGCTCTCCGGCCTGTCCTTCCTCGGGCTCGGCCTGCAGCCGCCGCTCGCCGATTGGGGCGCGCTGGTGCGCGAGAACATTGGCGGCCTGCCCTTCGCCGCGCCCGCCGTCATCATTCCCTCCCTGGCGATCGCCAGCCTCACCATCAGCGTCAACCTGCTGATCGACAATCTGCCGCAGAAGATCAGGGATCGCGACGCATGA